The proteins below are encoded in one region of Pseudoduganella armeniaca:
- a CDS encoding oxidative damage protection protein, which translates to MARTVHCIKLNKEAEGLDFPPYPGELGKKIYESVSKEAWAAWLKHQTMLVNENRLNLADVRARKYLAAQMEKHFFGEGADQAMGYVPPPA; encoded by the coding sequence ATGGCCCGTACCGTCCACTGCATCAAACTGAACAAGGAAGCCGAAGGCCTGGACTTCCCACCGTATCCGGGTGAACTGGGCAAGAAGATCTACGAATCCGTGTCGAAGGAAGCCTGGGCTGCGTGGCTCAAGCACCAGACGATGCTGGTCAACGAAAACCGCCTGAACCTGGCCGACGTGCGCGCCCGCAAATACCTGGCCGCGCAGATGGAGAAGCACTTCTTCGGCGAAGGCGCCGACCAGGCCATGGGCTACGTGCCGCCACCGGCCTGA
- a CDS encoding glycoside hydrolase family 5 protein — translation MSALLSRTMMALAVCATPLVHAQSCGSGGGATVCLSASGSGSGVQLSWTTSGTVSAVQVYRDTDSDVAGRTRIAQLGGTATGYTDSGAVAGRAYWYWIKFTTGSGSFNSGAARAVRVGVMRNLASTQLAPSMVPGWNLGNSLESIGGTYVWGSTNFNEAAWGNAPASQALFNGVKAAGYKSVRIPVSWKQYADANDNISPQWMTRVTEVVNYAHNAGLVAMINVHWDGGWLQPTYARQQEANARLAKFWTQIANNFRNHDDTLLFAGTNEVMVDGDYNAPTIEYCEVQRGFNQLFVNTVRATGGNNARRHLVVQGFNTNIDHANSCNATPPTDTVASRLMMEVHYYDPYDFTLDANSGSWKWGQAAHPSGWANESYTDAQFQKMKQRFIDKGIPVLLGEYAAMLRTEYDAAGTYRKYWDQYITRSAYTHGLVPMYWDNGSPDNHQSGLFNRATGALLYPDVSNAIVNAAK, via the coding sequence ATGAGTGCATTGCTATCCAGGACCATGATGGCGCTGGCCGTCTGCGCCACGCCGTTGGTGCATGCCCAGAGCTGCGGCAGCGGCGGCGGCGCCACGGTATGCCTCTCCGCCAGCGGCAGCGGCAGTGGCGTCCAGCTCAGCTGGACCACCAGCGGCACGGTCAGCGCCGTCCAGGTCTACCGCGACACCGACAGCGACGTGGCCGGCCGCACCCGCATCGCCCAGCTGGGCGGTACGGCCACCGGCTATACGGACAGCGGCGCCGTCGCCGGCCGGGCCTACTGGTACTGGATCAAGTTCACCACGGGCAGCGGCAGCTTCAATTCCGGCGCCGCCCGGGCCGTGCGGGTGGGCGTCATGCGCAACCTCGCCAGCACGCAGCTGGCGCCGTCGATGGTGCCCGGCTGGAACCTGGGTAACTCGCTGGAGTCGATCGGCGGCACCTACGTCTGGGGCAGCACCAACTTCAACGAGGCGGCGTGGGGCAACGCACCCGCCTCGCAGGCGCTGTTCAACGGCGTCAAGGCGGCGGGTTACAAGAGCGTGCGCATTCCGGTCTCGTGGAAGCAGTATGCCGACGCCAACGACAACATCAGCCCGCAGTGGATGACGCGGGTGACGGAGGTCGTCAACTACGCCCACAACGCGGGCCTGGTCGCCATGATCAATGTGCACTGGGACGGCGGCTGGCTGCAGCCGACCTATGCGCGCCAGCAGGAAGCCAACGCGCGGCTGGCCAAGTTCTGGACGCAGATCGCCAACAATTTCCGCAACCACGACGACACGCTGCTGTTCGCCGGCACCAACGAGGTGATGGTGGACGGCGACTACAACGCGCCGACGATCGAGTATTGCGAGGTGCAGCGCGGTTTCAACCAGCTGTTCGTCAACACGGTGCGCGCCACCGGCGGCAACAACGCCAGGCGCCACCTGGTGGTACAGGGCTTCAACACCAATATCGACCACGCCAACAGCTGCAACGCCACGCCGCCCACCGACACCGTCGCGAGCCGCCTGATGATGGAGGTGCATTACTACGATCCGTACGACTTCACCCTGGACGCCAACTCGGGCAGCTGGAAGTGGGGCCAGGCCGCCCACCCGTCCGGCTGGGCCAACGAGTCGTACACCGATGCCCAGTTCCAGAAGATGAAGCAGCGCTTCATCGACAAGGGCATCCCCGTGCTGCTGGGCGAGTACGCGGCGATGCTGCGCACGGAATACGATGCGGCCGGCACCTACCGCAAGTACTGGGACCAGTACATCACCCGCTCCGCGTACACGCACGGCTTGGTGCCGATGTACTGGGACAACGGCTCGCCGGACAATCATCAGTCGGGCCTGTTCAACCGCGCCACCGGCGCACTGCTGTATCCCGACGTCAGCAACGCCATCGTCAACGCCGCCAAATAA
- the rpiA gene encoding ribose-5-phosphate isomerase RpiA has product MTQDELKQATARAAIDYVVDGEIIGVGTGSTANFFIDELARIKDRIKGTVASSEATAARLAGHGIPVFDLNEVESIAVYIDGADEINARGAMIKGGGAALTREKIVASVSKQFVCIADGSKLVETLGKFALPVEVLPMARNAVMRRLAALGGQPKVRTKAGSTEAFVTDNGGNIIDVAGLSITDPVALETQINAIVGVVAVGLFAARGADVCLLGTADGVRKLEY; this is encoded by the coding sequence ATGACTCAAGACGAACTGAAACAAGCCACCGCCCGCGCCGCCATCGACTACGTCGTCGACGGCGAGATCATCGGTGTCGGCACCGGCTCGACCGCCAACTTCTTCATCGACGAGCTGGCCAGGATCAAGGACCGCATCAAGGGCACCGTGGCGTCGTCGGAAGCGACGGCCGCGCGCCTGGCCGGCCACGGCATCCCCGTGTTCGACCTGAACGAGGTCGAGTCGATCGCCGTCTACATCGATGGCGCCGACGAGATCAACGCCCGGGGCGCGATGATCAAGGGCGGCGGCGCGGCCCTGACGCGCGAGAAGATCGTCGCCTCGGTATCGAAGCAGTTCGTCTGCATCGCCGACGGCTCCAAGCTGGTCGAGACGCTGGGCAAGTTCGCGTTGCCGGTCGAAGTGCTGCCGATGGCCCGCAACGCGGTCATGCGCCGCCTGGCCGCGCTGGGCGGGCAGCCAAAGGTGCGCACCAAGGCCGGCTCGACTGAGGCCTTCGTGACGGACAACGGCGGCAACATCATCGACGTGGCCGGCCTGTCGATCACCGATCCGGTGGCGCTGGAAACGCAGATCAACGCGATCGTCGGCGTCGTCGCCGTCGGCCTGTTTGCCGCGCGCGGCGCCGACGTCTGCCTGCTGGGCACGGCGGACGGCGTGCGCAAGCTGGAGTATTGA
- a CDS encoding response regulator — protein MPNTTVLIVDDSRVSRLVTRQHILARHADWTIAEAANGEDALAQAPTLQPQLVLLDVNMPGMGGVAAAEQLRKLLPQAHISLLTANVQDATRQRAQDLGIGFMEKPITEERIARLIAPLEG, from the coding sequence ATGCCGAACACCACCGTACTGATCGTCGACGACAGCCGCGTTTCCCGCCTGGTCACGCGGCAGCACATCCTGGCCCGCCACGCCGACTGGACCATTGCCGAGGCCGCCAATGGCGAAGATGCCCTGGCCCAGGCGCCCACCCTGCAGCCGCAGCTGGTGCTGCTGGACGTGAACATGCCGGGCATGGGCGGCGTCGCCGCGGCCGAACAGTTGCGCAAGCTGCTGCCGCAAGCGCATATTTCGCTGCTGACAGCCAACGTGCAGGACGCGACCCGCCAGCGCGCCCAGGACCTGGGCATCGGCTTCATGGAAAAACCCATTACCGAAGAGCGCATCGCCCGACTGATCGCGCCGCTGGAAGGCTGA
- a CDS encoding chemotaxis protein CheC: MVELSELEHDALVEIFNIGVGQAAAAMSGIVGEEVTMSVPSITFLSRSEAAQLLEQAHRRNGTAEARDDARICGVSQHYEGAFQTEAILMFPEDKSLEIVRLMVGESVPLDELTEMEQEAMSEIGNIILNSCVGTLANLFQHELHGSLPVYQVGSGDEILDATGARAETVVMMLHIDFILEKHQIHGYVAFILDVTALHDLKEQIDRYLARAMGQH, translated from the coding sequence ATGGTCGAACTGTCCGAACTGGAGCACGACGCCCTCGTCGAGATCTTCAATATCGGCGTCGGCCAGGCCGCGGCCGCGATGAGCGGCATCGTCGGCGAGGAAGTGACGATGTCGGTGCCGTCGATCACCTTCCTGTCACGCAGCGAGGCAGCCCAGTTGCTGGAGCAGGCGCACCGCAGGAACGGCACGGCCGAGGCCCGCGACGACGCGCGCATCTGCGGCGTCAGCCAGCACTACGAGGGCGCCTTCCAGACGGAAGCCATCCTGATGTTCCCGGAAGATAAAAGCCTGGAGATCGTGCGCCTGATGGTGGGCGAAAGCGTGCCGCTGGACGAGCTGACCGAAATGGAACAGGAGGCGATGAGCGAAATCGGCAACATCATCCTGAACTCCTGCGTCGGCACGCTGGCCAACCTGTTCCAGCACGAGCTGCACGGCTCCCTGCCCGTCTACCAGGTGGGCAGCGGCGACGAGATCCTGGATGCCACCGGCGCCCGCGCCGAGACGGTCGTCATGATGCTGCACATCGACTTCATCCTGGAGAAGCACCAGATTCACGGCTACGTGGCGTTCATCCTCGACGTGACCGCGCTGCACGACCTGAAGGAACAGATCGACCGCTACCTGGCCCGCGCCATGGGGCAGCACTGA
- a CDS encoding sensor domain-containing diguanylate cyclase, translating to MADPVRLELLESVLEAVSVGTIVLDAASRVVLWNKWMSRHSGCAAHEALGSELFALLPELRGTRVQAAVTQALQNNFSSLLSQTLNRSPFPLYSNPAAQARGERMQQAVAVTPLTVAGARHCLIQLSDVSLAAGREKLLREQTELLRMQTFSDGLTGIANRRAFDVAIDREVRRAKRGGGKVSLLMIDIDYFKPYNDHYGHQQGDQCLIQVSSALQALLQRSVDMLARYGGEEFAVILPDNDPQQAMQMARSLHQRVLSLALPHEYAAGPDKQVTVSIGVATLAADRHAEVPALIGAADHALYDAKRQGRNRIVAAPPELL from the coding sequence ATGGCCGATCCTGTTCGCCTGGAGTTGCTGGAAAGCGTGCTGGAAGCCGTCAGCGTGGGCACGATCGTGCTCGATGCCGCCAGCCGCGTCGTGTTGTGGAACAAGTGGATGAGCCGGCACTCCGGCTGCGCCGCGCACGAAGCCCTGGGCAGCGAGCTGTTCGCGCTGCTGCCGGAGCTGCGCGGCACCCGCGTGCAGGCCGCCGTCACGCAGGCGCTGCAGAACAATTTCTCGTCGTTGCTGTCGCAGACCTTGAACCGCTCGCCCTTCCCCCTGTACTCGAATCCGGCCGCGCAGGCGCGCGGCGAACGGATGCAGCAGGCCGTGGCCGTCACGCCGCTCACCGTCGCCGGCGCGCGGCACTGCCTGATCCAGCTGTCCGACGTCAGCCTGGCGGCCGGCCGCGAGAAGCTGCTGCGCGAACAGACCGAACTGCTGCGCATGCAGACGTTCTCGGACGGCCTGACGGGCATCGCCAACCGGCGCGCCTTCGACGTGGCCATCGACCGCGAAGTGCGCCGCGCCAAGCGCGGCGGCGGCAAGGTGTCGCTCCTGATGATCGACATCGACTACTTCAAGCCCTACAACGACCACTACGGCCACCAGCAGGGCGACCAGTGCCTGATCCAGGTCTCCAGCGCGCTGCAGGCCCTGCTGCAGCGCTCCGTCGACATGCTGGCGCGCTACGGCGGCGAGGAATTCGCCGTCATCCTGCCGGACAACGATCCGCAGCAGGCCATGCAGATGGCGCGCAGCCTGCACCAGCGCGTACTGAGCCTGGCGCTGCCGCACGAGTACGCGGCCGGGCCGGACAAGCAGGTCACCGTCAGCATCGGCGTCGCGACCCTGGCGGCGGACCGCCATGCCGAGGTGCCGGCCCTGATCGGCGCGGCCGACCACGCGCTGTACGACGCCAAGCGCCAGGGCCGCAACCGCATCGTCGCGGCGCCGCCGGAATTGTTGTAA
- a CDS encoding CHAD domain-containing protein, giving the protein MLTKTDLPVKAEPVRLRRGMTLEDAYRRIGLNCLRQIRANQAGAQRRSVESLHQMRVGLRRLRAALDLFDKLVALPAPLREGLDALAQQLGATRDWDVLATSTLAHFDADGAAAAQIAPLQAAARERSARSHTALGAALEAPVHDQLLTQVEDWFEQRRWRDQPGFDAGALQQKATRGAVPLLAHAQRRLRKRAKGLDLAPTPPAPAPAEATEEPDTVAASADAAHARHRVRIAAKKARYAAEFFQSVLPGRKTKRYIASLSHLQDRLGELNDLAVAEGLLAQLGEHPGRNGVAREHISFARGYAAARAAAGVQALRKPLKRLVRQKPVK; this is encoded by the coding sequence ATGCTGACCAAGACCGACCTGCCGGTGAAAGCCGAACCCGTGCGCCTGCGACGGGGCATGACCCTGGAAGACGCCTACCGCCGCATTGGCCTGAACTGCCTGCGCCAGATCCGCGCCAACCAGGCCGGGGCGCAACGCCGTTCGGTCGAGAGCCTGCACCAGATGCGCGTGGGGCTGCGCCGCCTGCGCGCCGCGCTCGACCTGTTCGACAAACTGGTCGCACTGCCCGCGCCGCTGCGCGAAGGCCTGGACGCGCTGGCGCAACAACTGGGCGCCACGCGCGACTGGGACGTGCTGGCCACCAGCACACTGGCCCATTTCGATGCCGACGGTGCGGCGGCCGCGCAGATCGCGCCGCTGCAAGCCGCCGCGCGCGAACGCTCGGCACGCAGCCACACGGCGCTGGGCGCCGCGCTGGAAGCGCCGGTACATGACCAGCTGCTGACGCAAGTGGAGGACTGGTTCGAGCAGCGCCGCTGGCGCGACCAGCCCGGGTTCGATGCCGGCGCGCTGCAACAGAAGGCCACGCGCGGCGCCGTGCCATTGCTGGCCCACGCGCAGCGCCGCCTGCGCAAGCGCGCCAAGGGACTGGACCTGGCGCCGACGCCGCCAGCACCAGCCCCGGCCGAGGCCACCGAGGAACCCGATACGGTGGCGGCCAGCGCCGACGCGGCCCATGCCCGCCACCGCGTGCGCATCGCCGCGAAGAAGGCGCGCTACGCCGCCGAGTTCTTCCAGTCGGTGCTGCCGGGCCGGAAAACCAAGCGCTACATCGCCAGCCTGTCGCACCTGCAGGACCGGCTGGGCGAGCTGAACGACCTGGCGGTGGCCGAAGGGCTGCTGGCGCAACTGGGCGAACACCCGGGCCGCAACGGCGTCGCGCGCGAGCACATCTCGTTCGCCCGTGGCTACGCCGCCGCGCGCGCCGCCGCCGGCGTGCAGGCGCTGCGCAAGCCGCTCAAGCGTTTGGTCAGGCAGAAGCCGGTGAAGTAA
- a CDS encoding protein-glutamate methylesterase/protein-glutamine glutaminase yields the protein MQNSIGVLVVDDSAVVRKVVGALLQAAPGIHLLHAVADPLLAIERMKHHWPDVIVLDVEMPRMDGITFLRKIMAERPTPVVICSTQTERGAETTMAAMAAGAVSVITKPRLGLKEFLVDSGDELVAAVRAAAQANVKRLAARASVAAAPPQAPVKLTADAILPAAGESRAPLQTTERIVAIGTSTGGTQALEEVLTALPRVTPGIVIVQHMPEKFTAAFAERLDQVCQIRVMEARHNDRVLPGRALIAPGGRHMLLRRDGAQYFVEVIDGPLVNRHRPSVDVLFRSVARNAGANALGVIMTGMGDDGAAGLLEMRKAGARTVAQDEESCVVYGMPKEAVKRGGVEKIVPLKAIDREILAQLVR from the coding sequence ATGCAGAACAGTATCGGCGTGCTGGTGGTGGACGATTCGGCGGTGGTGCGCAAGGTGGTCGGCGCGCTGCTGCAGGCGGCGCCCGGCATCCACCTGCTGCACGCGGTCGCCGATCCGCTGCTGGCGATCGAACGCATGAAGCACCACTGGCCGGACGTGATCGTGCTGGACGTGGAGATGCCGCGCATGGACGGCATCACGTTCCTGCGCAAGATCATGGCCGAGCGGCCCACGCCCGTCGTGATCTGCTCGACCCAGACCGAGCGGGGCGCGGAGACGACGATGGCGGCGATGGCCGCCGGCGCCGTTTCCGTGATCACCAAGCCGCGCCTGGGGCTGAAGGAATTCCTGGTCGACAGTGGTGACGAGCTGGTGGCCGCGGTGCGCGCGGCGGCGCAAGCCAACGTCAAGCGCCTGGCGGCGCGCGCCTCGGTGGCCGCCGCGCCGCCCCAGGCGCCCGTCAAGCTGACGGCGGACGCGATCCTGCCGGCCGCCGGCGAATCGCGCGCGCCCTTGCAGACGACCGAGCGCATCGTCGCCATCGGCACCTCGACCGGCGGCACCCAGGCGCTGGAAGAGGTGCTGACGGCGCTGCCGCGCGTCACGCCCGGCATCGTCATCGTGCAGCACATGCCGGAGAAGTTCACGGCGGCGTTCGCGGAGCGGCTCGACCAGGTATGCCAGATCCGCGTGATGGAAGCGCGCCACAACGACCGCGTGCTGCCGGGCCGCGCCCTGATCGCGCCGGGCGGGCGGCACATGCTGCTGCGCCGCGACGGCGCGCAGTACTTCGTCGAGGTGATCGATGGTCCGCTGGTGAACCGGCACCGGCCATCGGTGGACGTGCTGTTCCGCTCCGTGGCGCGCAACGCCGGCGCCAACGCGCTGGGCGTCATCATGACGGGCATGGGCGACGACGGTGCCGCCGGCCTGCTGGAAATGCGCAAGGCCGGCGCGCGCACCGTGGCGCAGGATGAAGAGAGCTGCGTCGTCTACGGCATGCCGAAGGAAGCGGTCAAGCGCGGCGGCGTCGAGAAGATCGTGCCGCTGAAGGCGATCGACCGGGAGATTTTGGCGCAGCTGGTGCGCTGA
- a CDS encoding CheR family methyltransferase, whose protein sequence is MSAYPISEREFAQFQRFIFDIAGITMSDAKKALVSGRLAKRLAHHGVASYEAYFGMLSSGSHKEEVQIAVDLLTTNETYFFREARHFELLKSAAEAARPNLRANAPFRVWSAACSSGEEPYSIAMVLADTLGNAPWEVLGSDISTRVLDRARTGHYPMERAAHVPPDYLRRFCLKGIAEQQGTMLVERALRNRVQYRHVNLNTTLPDLGQFDVIFLRNVMIYFNGDTKRQVVARVTAQLKPGGHFIIGHSETLNEISDAVRPVIPSVYRKAA, encoded by the coding sequence ATGAGCGCCTACCCGATCAGCGAGCGCGAGTTCGCGCAGTTCCAGCGCTTCATCTTCGACATCGCCGGCATCACGATGTCGGATGCCAAGAAGGCGCTGGTCAGCGGCCGCCTGGCCAAGCGGCTGGCGCATCATGGCGTGGCCAGCTACGAGGCCTACTTCGGCATGCTGTCGAGCGGCAGCCACAAGGAAGAAGTGCAGATCGCCGTCGACCTGTTGACGACCAACGAGACCTACTTCTTCCGGGAAGCGCGCCATTTCGAGCTGCTCAAGTCGGCCGCCGAGGCGGCGCGGCCGAACCTGCGCGCCAATGCGCCGTTCCGCGTATGGAGCGCGGCCTGTTCGTCCGGCGAGGAACCGTACAGCATCGCGATGGTGCTGGCCGACACGCTGGGCAACGCACCCTGGGAAGTGCTGGGATCGGACATCAGCACACGCGTGCTGGACCGGGCCCGCACCGGCCATTATCCGATGGAGCGGGCGGCGCACGTGCCGCCCGATTACCTGCGCCGCTTCTGCCTGAAGGGCATCGCCGAGCAGCAGGGTACGATGCTGGTCGAGCGCGCGCTGCGCAACCGGGTGCAGTACCGCCACGTCAACCTGAACACGACCCTGCCGGACCTGGGCCAGTTCGACGTGATTTTCCTGCGCAACGTGATGATCTACTTTAATGGCGACACCAAGCGCCAGGTGGTCGCGCGCGTGACCGCGCAACTCAAGCCGGGCGGCCATTTCATCATCGGCCACTCGGAGACCCTGAACGAGATCAGCGACGCGGTGCGTCCGGTGATCCCCTCCGTGTACCGCAAGGCGGCGTAA
- a CDS encoding chemotaxis protein CheW — protein sequence MKHMQTQTQVSASGDSAQYLTFMLGGEAFAIGIMAVKEIIEFSGITEVPMMPDCIRGVINLRGAVVPVMDLAARFGRPLAVPGKRTCIVIVETESDGERQVTGVVVDAVSAVLDIAASEIEPAPSFGTRIRGDFIAGMGKLNGKFVILLNVDHVLALDALATLPELAGSETSAA from the coding sequence ATGAAGCATATGCAAACGCAAACCCAGGTATCGGCGTCGGGCGACAGCGCGCAATACCTGACCTTCATGCTGGGCGGCGAGGCCTTCGCCATCGGCATCATGGCCGTCAAGGAGATCATCGAGTTCTCCGGCATCACGGAAGTGCCGATGATGCCGGACTGTATCCGCGGCGTCATCAACCTGCGCGGCGCCGTGGTCCCCGTGATGGACCTGGCGGCGCGCTTCGGCCGGCCGCTGGCCGTGCCGGGCAAGCGCACCTGCATCGTCATCGTCGAGACGGAAAGCGATGGCGAGCGCCAGGTGACCGGCGTCGTCGTCGATGCCGTCAGCGCGGTGCTGGACATCGCCGCCAGCGAGATCGAGCCGGCGCCGTCGTTCGGCACGCGCATCCGCGGCGACTTCATCGCCGGCATGGGCAAGTTGAACGGCAAGTTCGTCATCCTGCTCAACGTCGACCACGTGCTGGCGCTGGATGCGCTGGCCACGCTGCCGGAACTGGCCGGCAGCGAGACCTCGGCCGCCTGA
- a CDS encoding methyl-accepting chemotaxis protein, with product MFRNLKLSVRLAIAFGTVSLLLIGMGLLGLRSISGLGANIDFILNDKYPKVVRSNALIGNLTQVALSMRNLIIFEDAEKRRRELATIEANRVELRATFDKLEQTVNSPKGKEALRAAQDLRERYKVVQEQFLRLVSENRNEEARALLVNQIDALQVAYIDALRRLIAHQDASMEASGHEAAETAASARTQQITLGTIAILMGIGMGLWIMYAVTRLIGGEPAYAAELVKRISAGDLSASAHLRRGDRSSMLYAVNEMVAKLGKVIDGQRAVVNAANHGNFEQRVDTTGMQGFQKEMGDSLNQLVATTGASIADVVRVMAALAEGDLTKRIDKQYDGAFGQLKDYSNSTMDKLAAVVGDVSASAVSLASASEEVSATAQSLSQAASEQAASVEETSASLEQMTASISQNTENARVTDGMASKAAKEAAEGGEAVKATVTAMKQIAKQIGIIDDIAYQTNLLALNAAIEAARAGEHGKGFAVVAAEVRKLAERSQVAAQEIGEVASNSVQLAERAGALLDEMVPNIRKTSDLVQEITAASEEQSAGVGQINAAVGQMSQGTQQNASSSEELAATAEEMSSQAEQLQQAIGFFHLDGPRTGLAVAARRMQPTRGAPRRATLKLADGFALHGEPDEANFTKF from the coding sequence ATGTTTCGTAACCTTAAACTGAGCGTGCGCCTGGCGATCGCCTTCGGCACGGTCAGCCTGCTGCTGATCGGCATGGGCCTCCTGGGCCTGCGCAGCATCAGTGGCCTTGGCGCCAATATCGACTTCATCCTGAACGACAAATATCCGAAGGTCGTGCGCAGCAATGCGCTGATCGGCAACCTGACCCAGGTCGCGCTGTCGATGCGCAACCTGATCATCTTCGAGGATGCCGAGAAACGCCGTCGCGAACTGGCGACCATCGAAGCCAACCGCGTCGAGCTGCGCGCCACCTTCGACAAGCTGGAACAGACTGTCAATTCGCCGAAAGGCAAGGAAGCCCTGCGCGCGGCGCAGGACCTGCGCGAGCGCTACAAGGTCGTGCAGGAGCAGTTCCTGCGCCTCGTCAGCGAGAACCGCAACGAGGAAGCGCGCGCGCTGCTGGTGAACCAGATCGATGCGCTGCAGGTGGCCTACATCGACGCATTGCGCAGGCTGATCGCGCACCAGGATGCCTCGATGGAAGCGTCCGGGCACGAAGCGGCCGAGACGGCGGCAAGCGCCCGCACCCAGCAGATCACGCTGGGCACGATCGCGATCCTGATGGGCATCGGCATGGGCCTGTGGATCATGTACGCCGTCACGCGCCTGATCGGCGGTGAGCCGGCCTACGCGGCCGAACTGGTCAAGCGCATTTCGGCGGGCGACCTGTCGGCCAGCGCGCACCTGCGCCGCGGCGACCGTTCCAGCATGCTGTATGCGGTGAACGAGATGGTGGCCAAGCTGGGCAAGGTCATCGACGGCCAGCGCGCCGTCGTCAACGCGGCCAACCACGGCAACTTCGAGCAGCGCGTCGACACGACGGGCATGCAGGGCTTCCAGAAGGAGATGGGCGATAGCCTGAACCAGCTGGTGGCCACGACCGGCGCCAGCATCGCCGACGTGGTGCGCGTGATGGCCGCGCTGGCCGAGGGCGACCTGACCAAGCGCATCGACAAGCAGTACGACGGCGCCTTCGGCCAGCTGAAGGACTACTCGAACAGCACGATGGACAAGCTGGCCGCGGTGGTCGGCGACGTCAGCGCCAGCGCGGTCTCGCTGGCCTCGGCCTCCGAGGAAGTCAGCGCCACGGCGCAGTCGCTGTCGCAGGCCGCCTCCGAGCAGGCCGCCAGCGTGGAAGAGACCAGCGCTTCGCTGGAGCAGATGACGGCATCGATCTCGCAGAACACCGAGAACGCGCGTGTCACCGACGGCATGGCTTCCAAGGCAGCCAAGGAAGCGGCCGAAGGCGGCGAGGCCGTCAAGGCCACCGTCACGGCGATGAAGCAGATCGCCAAGCAGATCGGCATCATCGACGACATCGCCTACCAGACCAACCTGCTGGCGCTGAACGCGGCCATCGAGGCGGCCCGCGCCGGCGAGCATGGCAAGGGCTTCGCGGTGGTGGCGGCGGAAGTGCGCAAGCTGGCTGAACGCAGCCAGGTGGCGGCACAGGAAATCGGCGAAGTCGCCAGCAACAGCGTGCAATTGGCCGAACGGGCCGGCGCGCTGCTGGACGAGATGGTGCCGAACATCCGCAAGACCTCCGACCTGGTGCAGGAAATCACGGCGGCGTCGGAAGAGCAGTCGGCCGGCGTCGGCCAGATCAACGCGGCCGTCGGCCAGATGAGTCAGGGCACCCAGCAGAACGCTTCCAGCTCGGAGGAACTGGCGGCCACGGCGGAAGAGATGAGCAGCCAGGCCGAGCAACTGCAGCAGGCGATCGGCTTCTTCCACCTGGACGGCCCGCGCACGGGATTGGCCGTGGCGGCGCGCCGCATGCAGCCCACCCGTGGCGCGCCACGTCGCGCCACGCTGAAGCTGGCGGACGGCTTCGCGCTGCACGGCGAGCCGGACGAAGCGAACTTCACGAAATTCTGA